A single region of the Etheostoma cragini isolate CJK2018 chromosome 3, CSU_Ecrag_1.0, whole genome shotgun sequence genome encodes:
- the LOC117942143 gene encoding extracellular calcium-sensing receptor-like: MCQTYGTKEVPQFSKEGDINIGGIFSFHQNPVSVSPPHQVNPGTIQCEGLDPGELQYAYTMIFAIEEINNSSDLLPGLTLGYRIFDSCPSIPLSISASLNLMNRYDSGIGSCVKLSNVHAVIGETTSTSTIGIARTLGPFHIPVISHSATCACLSNRRDYPSFFRTIPSDIYQSKALAKLVKYFGWTWVGAIRTNSDYGNGGMAAFLEAAEREGVCVEYSVAIYRTDPRKWFLEVVDMIKKSTSKVIVAFADGTDLGILIKELHAQKVTGLQWVGSEGWITYRYIASPVNYAVVQGAVGFAALNAHIPGLQEFLANSRPSLTPGDQGLVELWETEFACTLTPQAETQSQVSVATCTGNESLWNTNTRFTDVSDASLLNNVYKATYAVAHALDMFFTCKDGQGPFENNTCADRENVQSWQVLHYLTQVNFTTKIGENVFFDEFGDPVARYALVNWQINEAGYTVFETIGFYDASQPEGQQFVMKADVQAIWAGDNLKVPRSVCSEICLPGTRRAFVKGKPVCCFDCITCADGEFSNSTNAVKCDKCHPEYKPNEERNNCDLKAIEFLTYRELMGTLLITFSVFGACLAMITALIFFHYRQTPIVRANNSELSFLLLFSLTLCFLCSLTFIGRPSEWSCMLRHTAFGITFVLCMSCVLGKTIVVLMAFKATLPGSNVIKWFGPNQQRLTVLTFTLIQVLICILWLTSNPPFPFKNMNHYEDKIILECALGSPLGFWAVLGYIGVLAVLCFALAFLARKLPDNFNEAKFITFSMLIFCAVWITFIPAYASSPGKITVAVEIFAILASSYGMLFCIFLPKCYIILLKPKNNTRKHMLGKVTPRAL; the protein is encoded by the exons ATGTGTCAAACATATGGGACAAAAGAAGTCCCTCAGTTTTCTAAAGAGGGAGACATCAACATTGGAGGGATTTTCTCCTTTCATCAGAACCCAGTCAGTGTCAGTCCACCTCACCAAGTCAACCCAGGAACAATCCAGTGTGAAGG aCTGGACCCAGGAGAGCTTCAGTATGCGTACACTATGATATTTGCCATAGAGGAGATAAACAACAGCTCAGATCTGCTTCCTGGATTGACACTGGGTTACAGGATCTTTGACTCCTGTCCCAGTATCCCTCTGTCCATCAGTGCATCGCTTAACCTAATGAATAGGTATGACAGCGGTATAGGCAGCTGTGTCAAACTCTCAAATGTGCATGCTGTCATAGGGGAAACAACATCCACCTCTACAATAGGTATTGCACGCACCCTGGGACCCTTCCATATACCTGTG ATCAGTCATTCAGCCACATGTGCATGTCTCAGCAACAGAAGAGACTACCCCTCTTTTTTCAGAACCATACCTAGTGACATTTACCAAAGCAAAGCTCTAGCAAAGCTTGTGAAATACTTTGGCTGGACCTGGGTAGGAGCTATCAGAACTAATAGTGACTACGGGAATGGTGGCATGGCCGCTTTCTTGGAAGCAGCAGAaagggaaggtgtgtgtgttgagtacTCTGTTGCTATATACAGAACTGATCCCAGGAAGTGGTTCTTAGAGGTGGTTGACATGATAAAGAAATCCACCTCTAAGGTAATAGTGGCATTTGCTGATGGCACAGACCTTGGCATACTTATTAAGGAGCTTCATGCACAGAAAGTGACAGGCCTGCAGTGGGTGGGCAGTGAGGGCTGGATCACTTATCGCTATATTGCCTCTCCAGTAAACTACGCTGTGGTGCAGGGGGCTGTGGGTTTTGCAGCACTAAATGCTCACATCCCTGGACTGCAGGAATTCCTGGCTAACAGCAGGCCCTCTCTCACACCTGGAGACCAGGGACTGGTGGAGCTTTGGGAGACTGAGTTTGCCTGCACCCTGACTCCCCAAGCAGAGACTCAATCTCAGGTTTCAGTTGCAACCTGCACTGGGAATGAGTCTCTgtggaacacaaacacacgtttcACAGATGTTTCAGATGCCAGTTTGCTAAATAATGTTTACAAGGCCACATACGCTGTTGCTCATGCATTGGACATGTTCTTTACCTGCAAAGACGGACAGGGGCCTTTTGAGAACAATACTTGTGCTGATAGGGAAAATGTCCAATCATGGCAg GTGCTGCATTACCTGACACAGGTCAATTTCACTACTAAGATTGGTGAAAATGTGTTCTTTGATGAGTTTGGTGACCCTGTGGCTCGTTATGCATTGGTAAACTGGCAAATTAATGAAGCAGGTTACACAGTCTTTGAAACCATTGGTTTCTATGATGCCTCCCAGCCTGAGGGTCAGCAGTTTGTGATGAAAGCAGATGTGCAAGCCATCTGGGCAGGAGACAATCTCAAA GTACCAAGGTCTGTTTGCAGTGAGATCTGTTTGCCAGGGACCCGTCGGGCTTTTGTCAAGGGCAAGCCTGTCTGCTGTTTTGACTGCATTACCTGTGCTGACGGGGAGTTCAGCAACAGTACAA ATGCAGTGAAATGTGACAAATGCCATCCCGAGTACAAGCCCAATGAAGAGAGGAATAACTGTGACTTGAAAGCTATTGAATTCCTCACCTACAGGGAATTGATGGGGACACTGTTGATCACATTTTCTGTCTTCGGTGCTTGCCTGGCAATGATTACTGCCCTGATATTTTTTCACTACAGGCAGACTCCTATTGTTAGAGCCAACAACTCTGAGCTgagcttcctgctgctcttctccttgactctgtgtttcctgtgttctcTGACCTTCATAGGTCGGCCCTCTGAGTGGTCCTGCATGCTGAGACACACAGCTTTCGGCATTACCTTTGTCCTCTGTATGTCATGTGTTCTAGGGAAAACAATAGTTGTATTAATGGCCTTTAAAGCGACTCTTCCAGGCAGCAATGTGATTAAATGGTTTGGGCCTAATCAGCAGAGACTCACAGTTCTGACTTTCACTCTTATACAAGTTTTAATTTGCATACTTTGGCTGACAAGCAACCCTCCATTTCCCTTCAAAAATATGAACCATTATGAAGATAAAATAATTCTTGAGTGTGCCCTGGGATCACCTCTAGGATTCTGGGCTGTGTTAGGATACATTGGGGTCTTAGCTGTGTTATGTTTTGCACTTGCTTTTCTGGCTCGAAAGCTGCCTGATAATTTCAATGAAGCCAAATTTATCACTTTTAGCATGTTGATCTTCTGTGCAGTCTGGATCACATTTATCCCAGCATATGCCAGCTCTCCTGGGAAGATTACTGTAGCTGTGGAAATATTTGCTATTCTGGCTTCAAGTTATGGaatgcttttttgtatttttttgcccAAGTGCTACATCATTTTATTAAAGCCTAAGAACAATACAAGGAAACATATGTTGGGTAAAGTGACTCCAAGAGCCCTTtga